One window of Candidatus Polarisedimenticolia bacterium genomic DNA carries:
- a CDS encoding VWA domain-containing protein, producing the protein MSWHWQNPEWLFLLFLIPVLTALYVWSLKRGQRSLRFPDVRIFARIQPAWTLRLRHAPFALRMLALSLLIVALARPQAGHTEEEVLTEGIDILLTLDNSGSMAAEDFKPKNRLHVAKETVAKFIRGRQNDRIGLVIFAEKSYTQCPLTLDYGVLQTLLDRVSLAPRSEDGTAIGMGLATSVNRLRQSRAKSRVIVLLTDGRNNRGSIDPATGAALAQALGIKIYTIGVGTKGEAPYPVDDPVFGRRYLYIPADIDEDTLKAIASATGGLYFRATDARSLESIFKRIDRMEKTEMKVKRYLRFTELFPAFLLPGAFLFLIEVGVSQTRLRQIP; encoded by the coding sequence GTGAGCTGGCACTGGCAGAACCCCGAATGGCTCTTCCTGCTTTTCCTGATCCCGGTGCTGACCGCACTTTACGTCTGGTCGCTGAAGCGCGGCCAGCGGTCCCTGCGGTTCCCCGACGTCCGGATCTTCGCTCGGATCCAGCCCGCCTGGACCCTGCGCCTGCGGCACGCGCCCTTCGCGCTCCGGATGCTCGCCCTGTCCCTCCTCATCGTCGCGCTGGCCCGGCCCCAGGCGGGACACACCGAAGAGGAGGTGCTCACCGAGGGGATCGACATCCTCCTGACGCTGGACAACTCCGGCAGCATGGCGGCGGAGGACTTCAAGCCCAAGAACCGCCTCCACGTCGCGAAGGAAACGGTGGCGAAGTTCATCCGGGGGCGGCAGAACGATCGGATCGGCCTGGTGATCTTTGCGGAGAAGAGCTACACGCAATGCCCCCTCACGCTCGATTACGGAGTGCTTCAGACGCTGCTCGACCGCGTTTCCCTCGCCCCGCGCAGCGAGGACGGCACGGCGATTGGCATGGGGCTCGCAACCAGCGTGAACCGTCTGAGGCAATCCCGGGCGAAGAGCCGGGTCATCGTGCTGCTCACCGACGGGAGGAACAACCGCGGGTCGATCGACCCGGCGACCGGGGCGGCGCTCGCGCAGGCGCTCGGGATCAAGATCTACACCATCGGAGTGGGGACGAAAGGGGAGGCCCCCTACCCCGTCGACGATCCCGTCTTCGGCCGCCGGTACCTGTACATTCCCGCCGACATCGACGAGGACACGCTCAAGGCGATTGCTTCGGCGACCGGCGGTCTCTACTTTCGCGCCACCGACGCCCGCAGCCTGGAGTCGATTTTCAAGAGAATCGACCGCATGGAGAAGACGGAGATGAAGGTCAAGCGCTATCTGAGATTCACCGAGCTGTTTCCGGCCTTTCTCCTTCCCGGCGCTTTTCTCTTCCTGATCGAGGTCGGAGTCTCCCAGACCCGGCTTCGCCAGATCCCCTGA